The following DNA comes from Bombus terrestris chromosome 2, iyBomTerr1.2, whole genome shotgun sequence.
tctcttttcttttctttttttttatttaacatctTTTAGTTTCTTAGCTTTATTTTTGTAAAGATATGGATtactttctaaaaaaaaaaaaactattagGGGACCACCAGAGAAACGTATTCTATATATCACTCTTTTTTTTACATCCTTTCTACCTGCTTAGGGATGAAATTTCTGAGAACAGACTTTTACAGATTTTTAAATGACATCTGTATGTTAAAGAGGAACGTTGTAAGTGAAAAAAGTATAGTCCTATAAATGACATCTGTTGAGTAAGACAAAATTTTGAATTACGCCTCCATATATTTGTATAGATACCGTTTCTAAGCTATACTTAAGTCGGAATCTCATTCGACCTAAGAGACATCGAAGAGTCCGTAAAAACACATTTCACCTCGTTCCATTTCCTTAGGACATGATTTTGAAACAATCGCTTTTTAGTGAGACGGTTTATGTTGTGGAAGAAGCATATCCTCCAGATTTTATGTTTCTATGTTGAGGAATTTAAGCTGTGCATTGATGAGTTAGTCAGAACATTGTGTGTGCATGTGTATAGGTTTTTCTCTTAATCAAATTGTCATAAAACGAAGATATAGCTGCAATCTCTTTAATTGTTACAAATGAATGAATTAAGAATAACATTATGATTAATAAGTTGATAATATTTCAGTATCTATCCAATACTTTCTCCATCTTCACCACTTTACGTATCGTGATCGAAGATAATGCAGAATAGATACGAATAAAAGAATATGGacattgttttaattatatattatggaACGATGCTTTCATTGTGGTAGTCGCGATTAAAATCCCAATTGCAAACTAAGCTCTGTAACCACCAAATTATTATAGGAAACAGGTTTATATCGaactacaattttttttaaatataatgctACAATAAGATACGTTGTTGGAATATATTTCTGGCTCTTGCAACAGCTACGTCATTTGTAATTACCCgttttatgataattattctGTCAACCAATAGCTTTTCTTTTGTCTGTAGTATCAGGTTAGTTCATAGGCCTGTGCGTATTTATATCTAAAGGGTGGCGGGGGGAGAAGATGAAACCAAGATTTTGTTCAATCTACGATGTATTTGCCACTGTATACACTTTCTAGTTCTAATTTGTGATTCTTAATTTCATGTTTGTAAATATGCGCCCGAACCTGCAGACTGACTAGATACTTTTGTcactaatgcaatataatataatatgagtCGTTCCTACAATCGAATCCTTCGTTTACTTAGataatcttttattattattgttgttattgttgatAATAGATATtaagaaaagatataaatatcgatgaaaaaatcGATCGAAAGTCTAAAATAAACTTTGCACAAGAATTTGTTTCGATGCtctgttttcaagaaaaataacaTTGCACACTCGATAAATGCAAATGCGCTTAACCAAAGTTTAGTTTATTAGTATTATTCCTATTCAACGTTGCGTGCATCATCAAGATTGAAGGAATATTACTTAAAAGAGGTTTCTATCGGCAGTCGAAAGATGAAAAACACAGAATTCTCGGAGGATGGAATGTGGTAACTTTATTTCTGTAGAAAAGTTGCATGTTTACCCGGTGCGGATAGCATTTGCGATACGAATCGTATTTTGATGTATAAATGGGCATGAAAACTAATAAACGCATCGGCAAGATTAATAAAACTAATAGACTCTGAAATAATGTTACACCGGAATCGTTGTATGTAACATGCTTGgtcgaatgaaattttccatCTTTTCGTCATTAAGAACTCTCTACTCATTGATAGAAAAAACACAAAGCAGATATGAAACTGATTTGATAACTGTATTAGTGACGAGTTATAACATAATGATTTGTATACGagacaaatataatttattttccatcATACATTTACGAGGAATATGATTGATAAAATTATGATTTTGATTTGAAAAGTTTGATACAAAAAGGATGTATTCTAATAGAGCGGAACGATGTTATACAGATAATTTTACGTGCATTTATTGTTGAAACGTTTGTCAACGTTATTGTTGAAACGTAAAATCAAATCCATCGCGTCGTGAAAATTTGtcttctaatttattttcgTGGTTCATTGTAATGATGCGGCGAATTGGAGGGGCTGATGTTTTTAgtgtaatttaataatacacTAGGCCAAACAACTTCGTTATCACCTATAACTGGTTGTTGTTTAACCGTTCTGTATGATCTTCTCGTTCTTCGAACGTCAAGAAACTTCTTGGTTCCTTCCTCGGGCTGCGTTTCCTTCGTGTTGTTTTCATCTTGGCCCACGCACCTTAATTGCGTTCGATTCTTCAAGTTCGTTTCCACGACGGTTTCTTCGTCCTGgatgtaattattattcgtttGCTCTTCGTTCTCGAAAATTGTCAAACCGTTTTCATTATTTAGCTGATTGGTAACTGTCACGGTGATGTTGTCTTCGTCTAAATCGAGCTTCGACAAATCCACGTTGAACCATGCGACAGAGTCAAGTTGCCTGTTGGCATCCTGATGAGAATTTCTTGGTGAATCCAAGGCATTTTCTTTATCGTCATTGACGAACGTATCTTCGAATAGTTGACTGGCGATAAATCCTGACACTGTATTAACGTGCCATTCGATCAGCTCCTCGCTGCTAACAGAAATCCCATCTTCTTCTCCGTTCGTGGTAACATTAACCTGTTTCTTGTCATTTTTAATGTCGCCAATCGTCTTGAAGTAAATACTATGATCGTATCTATAGGTTTCCAGGCAAGAGCTGTCCAAATTGCTGTTCGATTGATAGTTGAGAGTTGCGCAGCAATCGATTTTGGTTTCCTCCGGCCGAGATTTTCGTCGCGACTTTTTCAAGCTATGAAAACGCGGACTCCAAGAGCAATCGTCGATGATCAGCTTGTTGGAGGAAATACTCCAGCGTGGCTCCTGTCCTCCTTGCATAGTCATACGACCTCTTGATAGTCTTTGTGACCTCAACCGGTTGTAACCTCTTGCGTACGCAGCCCATCGCTcgattcgttgaaaaatatacTCGGTTTCTTCGTTCCACCATTCCGACAGGCCCTTTTGAATCGTTACACTAACATCCTCGGACATTATCACTGTTGCGGAGTACTTGAAACGATGGTAATCGCATGTATTACGCGCGACCGTCTTTATTAAAGCGGCAACCAAATGCCATACGACGAACGATGGATAACGAACGATAAATTTAGGTGAGGAGATAGGAAACGATTGGATTTTTGAAGAAACAACGGTTTGATTTATAGGGTACCTTCGAAGCACTAGAAATACCGAAGCCATCGAAGAGCTGTCATAATCCATGACCGTGACTTCGTACAAAGTTACGTGAAATTTTGTTTCTCGCTTCGTTGCCTGTGTGGCGTATACGAATTCCGCACATACTGTGGTCACAAGCTCCGTAGTAAGCGAAAAGATGTATGTATCTGTAAAGTTGATCGCGCCAACTGTCTTAGATAACAAGCATCGCTGGATTAACGTGGAGGTGattcgtataataatttttatgaaacgacTATTCGCTGAATTTCACGTGtgaataaaatttgatatacgtataataatatttaaaagctgTTATTGCCAACATTTTATATCGAATTTAAAAGTATCGCTATGTAAAAGTGAATAGAAGTTAAACAAACGTTTTTTCTTATACGTACGTAATTAGTCGCGTTGTTGCGTAGTATATCTGATTTGATTAACTGAATAAAATTACGTTAATATCGTGAATAATAAATAGTTTTTCGAATACATTGTTCAAATTCGGAAAAGTAATTATAGCAAATAGATGAAACTTGGTACCGTTATCGAAAGTAGTGGTCGTACCTTATTACACGTATATTTAACATGAGAAACAATCGCGTATGTAAACGATTTCACAAGGTAAGTGCGTTTAATATCACTTTGCATGTAATATCAGCAGTGATAATATTTCACGAAAAGATGTCGTCCATATACGTGTAAAGGCACCACACATCGCTTTGTTCAAGTCCTCGTGAATCTTGATAtcgttaacatttatttaattacaataatcCAATAGGACAGaatagaaaaatggaaaaatggaaaattgaaaattgaaaactcTTACGAATCTATAAAATTTACCGGAGGTACGCAATTAACAATATCGTAAAGCAAATTGAATCATCGTCTCGCAATTCATCGACTCGGTTATCAAGGGAAACGGATCTTCTTATGAATTGGTCAGCTACATTCAAAAGCACACgcatatatctttttatttgcaCGCAATCGTGTTTCGTATCTTCGCATTCctatactatatttttatataccttCGCTTTATCGTGGATTAATGTGAATGattgaaaattcaataaaacgaAAATTGTTGTACGTTATGCGGAAGCTCGTTAAAAGCGGCAAACGTAATGTACAGCGTTATTCACAGTTTCACTTAGTTACTAAGTTCGAGTTAAGGGCTAGATGAAACGACCTACACTGTTCAACAGAGAGAAAAGTCAAGATGGTAAAACGGTAATACGGTTATTCCAACTGCCAATCTTCGGATACCGCCGTGGAATATTGAACGTTCGACACAGGAGATGTCTACGCGGTCAAGAAAATTCTTTATCAAATCACAGATACgtgaattaaaattcaaatagtcCCTCAACGTTGCCCCGGGATACCGAGGATGATGGAGTGGTTGTTGTATAAAAAGCCACGTGCAAACTCTTCCGCCGATTTTCGGACCTCTATCATACAGGTGAAGAACAGCTAATCTCGGCCCATCTGTCCTTGCGGTAACGTGAACTGTTAATCCTATGTGCTTGCgttcaataatataattttgttacgTGACAGTCGTTCGGAATATTAATCGTATTTAATCGTAACGTATCGTAATAATTTTGATTGAACATTTTAATCGATCGAACTCTAACGTTttctagatataaatataacttttgCTCTAATTTGCATGATGCCGGTCATTTGGTTATTTTATGCCAAATATGAAACAGACACCGAACTTGCTACAAGAGTGGGTATAAAGTTTACTCAATTTGttatatgtttaattaaaaatattatatataataatattgaatatCATATGGAAGTTGTATGTAAATAGCTTTATAAAGATTAATTCggatacgaataaaataaatacataataatataataggaTAATACATAATAGGATAATAACCTTTTcctaaaatgaattttaaattagttgTAAATTCTTCTTCGATGTAATACACTGGCATGGGCACCGATGGATGTACGTGGCGGACGATCAATATATTCCATGCCACTTTGTCATTTTCTTTCAGCCCAAGTACATAAATGGTACACCGTCGATAGTATATGTTAGCAATTTTTTTTACAGACGTTGAAAACGTTAATACATGGTTCCAATTGAAAGTTGAATGTGTACGAGAGACCGTATGGTAGCCGTGACACGAAACGTGTTAATgtcattttagaaaatatagaaatacagTCTAGAGATTGTATCTCTTTTTCTACGACAATCTTTGAACTTTTTTACTTCGCTTTAACGTAACATACGACTTGAAAGCTACACATATCGCGCCCTTACTTCGAAAGTGGCACGACTCAAAAATATCAAGTTTGTCAAAAATGTGAGAAATCACGAAGGgaacaaagaaaaacaaaatcgATAATTTTCAACTTATTAAGTTACAAAGGTGTGATGAACTTCCTCATAGCGACAACTCGAAAAACACTTTTGTTTGAATTGTGTCAagaactatataatatatagaaaatataatatagaaagtataatatagaaaatctGCTTGTCGACCATGATGATTTCGTAGATTTCGTAAGTAAACGACAACAGTTTGACGATTATGGTCATATAAAATTCGGGAAAAGGGAACAATTCAAAGATTATGGTTATATGCAATTTGGCAAGAGGTACGATTAACTACCGATGATACTAATAATTTTGAGATGATAATTCCAATCGTGTGGCGTCGTTCCACTATCATCGTCGCAATACTAGATGAAATGTATTTTACATTGCAAATACGCATTCTGCCCTTTCTTCTGCCTTCTTCTTCTCATTGAGTTAATTGGGGAAAAAACACAATGAGTTAACATGTAGTATTATAATAACAAGCGTAATTacgttttaattttctaataattacgTTCTTCTTCTcgtgtattaattattaatcatgaGACAATGATAAGATGATGAcaatgattttaattaaaaaaataatttaataccgCCGTCGTCGATGAAAGTCTTCGTAACATCTATCTACTTTTATCCTTTAAAATGATTCGATACACATTTTAGTTGTAGATAATATACCATTATTATTCTGAAAGTATAACGTACCTTAACTGCTCTTACACTAAATACAGTATAAAGATCGTTTCATTACTTCACGAATCATTTCGCTTTAGTGTGGAGATGCCTTATCGTCAAGGAGAAATTTATTGCGAGAAATGTTCACCATAATTTGTCCCCCAAATCACTTTTACATGTTAGCTAGCGACGATCCATTTTTGGCGTATGATCGGTTACCTTAGCGCCGTTCAATTCCCAAACAATTTGTGACAGATTTGGGTATTTATCGTTGGACTGCGTGTGGCTCCTGGTAAGAGGACTGTGACGAACGAATGACGCGGCACACACCTCAGCCATTTGCAATTGTATGGGTATTTGAACAATTTGGTCCAGCAGTGTACCGTCCCTgctatttcttataaaaaatcCAAGTCCTTGCCGGACGATTCTCCGATATATCACTATCCAATACCTTGAGACAAATGGTTTCATCTTTGCGCTACGCAATCACAGCGATGTGATTCTTCTTGTCGACGATCTTCTTGTCAAATGTCAATGAATAATAAGTTTTCCACT
Coding sequences within:
- the LOC100651868 gene encoding uncharacterized protein LOC100651868 encodes the protein MSEDVSVTIQKGLSEWWNEETEYIFQRIERWAAYARGYNRLRSQRLSRGRMTMQGGQEPRWSISSNKLIIDDCSWSPRFHSLKKSRRKSRPEETKIDCCATLNYQSNSNLDSSCLETYRYDHSIYFKTIGDIKNDKKQVNVTTNGEEDGISVSSEELIEWHVNTVSGFIASQLFEDTFVNDDKENALDSPRNSHQDANRQLDSVAWFNVDLSKLDLDEDNITVTVTNQLNNENGLTIFENEEQTNNNYIQDEETVVETNLKNRTQLRCVGQDENNTKETQPEEGTKKFLDVRRTRRSYRTVKQQPVIGDNEVVWPSVLLNYTKNISPSNSPHHYNEPRK
- the LOC110119869 gene encoding LOW QUALITY PROTEIN: uncharacterized protein LOC110119869 (The sequence of the model RefSeq protein was modified relative to this genomic sequence to represent the inferred CDS: substituted 1 base at 1 genomic stop codon), coding for RFLDINITFALICMMPVIWLFYAKYETDTELATRVGIKFTQFKIXYRKYNIENLLVDHDDFVDFVSKRQQFDDYGHIKFGKREQFKDYGYMQFGKRYD